The proteins below come from a single Conger conger chromosome 10, fConCon1.1, whole genome shotgun sequence genomic window:
- the si:dkey-7k24.5 gene encoding somatomedin-B and thrombospondin type-1 domain-containing protein, which yields MALLRCAWLLCLVELSLLLGRSIGGCQDLGLCCSGRDSSCVSKGWKPDRSYGTCYCDQACTSALDCCHDYQQACPAEPCVVSEWGRWSGCAEPCRAAVRVRSREVLREARNAGKPCPPVQESAGCAEYRDQHRQCRNSLVPALITTGGYGNARKKRDISSSSDVIGYCVEFQLTSLTAGCLRSSQPHTQWMQYLREGHRVCVECQPPALAAGHQHCSGDGEDDEEDRKLSLQWQAVGNPKCRGGWRRVRRLDSCSCPTVHSFLFI from the exons ATGGCCTTACTCAGGTGTGCCTGGCTGCTGTGTTTGGTCGAGCTGTCTCTTCTGCTGGGGAGAAGCATTGGAGGGTGTCAAGACTTGGGGTTGTGCTGTAGTGGACGGGACTCCTCGTGTGTTAGCAAGGGATGGAAACCCGACCGTTCGTACGGCACCTGCTACTGTGACCAGGCGTGTACTTCTGCACTCGACTGCTGTCACGATTACCAACAAGCTTGCCCAG CTGAGCCGTGTGTGGTGAGCGAGTGGGGCCGGTGGTCCGGCTGTGCCGAGCCGTGCCGGGCGGCGGTCCGTGTGCGGAGCCGGGAGGTGCTGCGGGAAGCTCGGAACGCCGGGAAGCCTTGTCCCCCAGTGCAGGAGTCCGCTGGCTGTGCCGAGTACCGGGACCAGCACAGGCAGTGTCGCAACTCTCTGG TTCCTGCCCTCATCACCACAGGTGGCTATGGCAATGCCAGAAAGAAGAGGGATATCTCCAGTAGCTCTGATGTCATTGG GTACTGTGTGGAGTTCCAGCTGACCTCTCTGACTGCTGGCTGTCTGCGGAGCTCCCAGCCGCACACGCAGTGGATGCAGTACCTGCGTGAGGgccacagggtgtgtgtggagtgccAGCCCCCTGCCCTGGCTGCCGGACATCAGCACTGCTCTGGTGACGGGGAGGATGATGAGGAAGACAG GAAGCTGTCTCTTCAGTGGCAGGCAGTGGGGAACCCAAAgtgcagggggggctggaggcgTGTTCGGCGACTGGACTCTTGCTCCTGCCCCACTGTCCACAGCTTTCTCTTCATTTGA